Proteins encoded in a region of the Devosia sp. RR2S18 genome:
- a CDS encoding ABC transporter permease translates to MSFRLEKRPEPSKLMIYTAPVLSVLLTMVIGAVIFSLIGFDGIGAVREIFFTPLSNAYRWQDLGVKAAPLIIIGVGLSIAYRANVWNIGAEGQYIMGGLAATWVALSTYGMTGWWILPLMALAGLVGGALYAGIPALLKTRLNVNEILTSLMLTYASVQLIYYLVRAPWRDPMGMGFPQTRVFSEAARLPTIIPGTIVHLGVPIAIVVALVAWFIMQRSVFGYQMKVVGAAPHAARYGGFKENRTIWLAMLVSGGLAGFAGMLEVAGPFQRMVPSFPTGYGFTAIIVAFLGRLNPLGVVFAGIVMAITFVGGDVAQTSIGLDSAATGIFQAMVLFFLLAADILVRYRVRRVGTAPAEARA, encoded by the coding sequence ATGTCGTTCCGGCTTGAGAAGCGCCCCGAACCCAGCAAGCTCATGATCTATACGGCACCGGTTCTGTCGGTGCTGCTCACGATGGTTATCGGCGCGGTCATCTTTTCGCTGATTGGGTTCGATGGCATCGGCGCGGTGCGCGAAATCTTCTTCACGCCGCTCAGCAACGCCTATCGCTGGCAGGATCTTGGCGTAAAGGCTGCGCCCTTGATCATCATCGGCGTCGGGCTCTCGATCGCCTATCGGGCCAATGTCTGGAACATCGGGGCGGAAGGGCAATATATCATGGGCGGGCTCGCCGCCACCTGGGTGGCGCTCTCCACCTATGGCATGACCGGCTGGTGGATCTTGCCGCTGATGGCACTTGCTGGGTTGGTCGGCGGAGCGCTCTATGCCGGCATCCCGGCGCTCCTCAAGACCCGGCTCAATGTCAACGAGATCCTGACCTCGCTGATGCTCACCTACGCCTCAGTGCAGTTGATCTACTATCTCGTCCGCGCGCCATGGCGCGATCCGATGGGCATGGGCTTTCCGCAGACCCGCGTCTTTTCCGAGGCCGCGCGCCTGCCCACCATCATTCCCGGCACCATTGTCCATCTCGGCGTGCCGATCGCCATCGTGGTGGCGCTCGTCGCCTGGTTCATCATGCAGCGCTCGGTCTTTGGCTATCAGATGAAGGTGGTGGGTGCTGCTCCGCATGCCGCCCGCTATGGTGGGTTCAAGGAGAACCGCACCATCTGGCTGGCTATGCTGGTCAGCGGCGGCTTAGCAGGCTTTGCCGGCATGCTGGAGGTCGCCGGACCTTTCCAGCGCATGGTGCCGAGCTTCCCTACTGGCTATGGCTTTACCGCTATCATCGTCGCCTTTCTGGGGCGTCTCAATCCACTGGGCGTGGTGTTTGCCGGCATCGTCATGGCCATCACCTTTGTGGGTGGTGATGTGGCACAGACCAGTATCGGGCTCGACAGCGCCGCCACCGGCATCTTCCAGGCCATGGTGCTCTTCTTCCTCCTCGCTGCCGACATTCTGGTGCGCTACCGCGTCCGGCGCGTCGGCACAGCGCCAGCGGAGGCTCGCGCATGA
- a CDS encoding ABC transporter permease produces the protein MSLLIPILITVIGASTPILIAALGELVVEKAGVLNLGVEGMMLVGAIVGFLVVFLTGNHYLALLLAAGAGLLTSLIFAFLTLNLSANQTATGLALTIFGTGFSALAGQGYSARPVTLMSPLFPPELATHPVWRIVFGFPAPVYFSLVMVVAIWWFFKKSRLGLILRAVGENDLSAHSIGYSVIGVRYMAVMFGGAMAGIGGACFPLLLTPQWAEGMTAGRGWIAVALVVFSSWRPFRLLAGAYLFGLVMTMELYAKAGGGPLAVIPAELWSAMPYIATVVVLVLISIRRDASTNAPACLGKPFLPTN, from the coding sequence ATGAGCCTCCTCATCCCCATCCTCATCACAGTGATCGGCGCTTCGACCCCGATCCTGATTGCAGCGCTGGGCGAGCTCGTCGTCGAAAAGGCGGGCGTGCTCAATCTGGGTGTCGAGGGCATGATGCTGGTGGGCGCCATTGTCGGCTTCCTCGTGGTCTTTCTCACCGGCAACCACTATCTGGCGCTGCTCCTGGCGGCGGGGGCGGGGCTCCTGACGTCGCTGATCTTTGCGTTTCTTACGCTCAACCTCTCAGCCAACCAGACCGCCACGGGCCTAGCGCTCACCATTTTCGGCACCGGCTTTTCCGCCCTGGCAGGGCAGGGCTATAGCGCCCGCCCGGTGACGCTGATGAGCCCGCTTTTTCCTCCCGAACTCGCTACCCATCCGGTCTGGCGGATCGTCTTTGGCTTTCCCGCCCCCGTTTATTTCTCGCTAGTGATGGTGGTTGCGATCTGGTGGTTCTTCAAGAAGTCGCGCTTGGGGCTGATTCTCCGGGCGGTCGGCGAGAACGACCTGTCCGCCCATTCCATCGGTTATTCTGTTATCGGCGTGCGCTACATGGCGGTGATGTTCGGCGGCGCCATGGCGGGCATTGGCGGGGCGTGCTTTCCGCTACTGCTCACCCCGCAATGGGCGGAAGGGATGACCGCGGGCCGCGGCTGGATTGCAGTGGCGCTGGTGGTGTTCTCCTCTTGGCGTCCGTTCCGCCTTCTCGCCGGCGCCTACCTCTTTGGGCTCGTCATGACCATGGAGCTCTATGCCAAGGCTGGCGGCGGCCCGCTCGCCGTCATCCCGGCCGAGCTCTGGTCGGCCATGCCCTATATCGCCACTGTCGTCGTCCTGGTGTTGATTTCAATCCGGCGCGACGCTTCCACCAACGCACCGGCCTGCCTCGGCAAGCCGTTTCTGCCGACCAATTGA
- a CDS encoding BMP family ABC transporter substrate-binding protein yields the protein MTLSRRNILKIGGAAAALPLLGSRAFAQTEPLKVGFMLIGTVNDNGWNFGHDEGRKFMEEQLGSAVTSTVVENVPEGPDSERVLRELAQSGHKLIFATSFGYGDYVLKVAQQFPDVIFEHATGYQRADNVGTYNARFYEGRAVCGDIAGHMSKTGKAGYIGSFPIPEVVMGINSFTLAARKVNPDFTMTPVYISTWNDPAREADAARAMIDQGIDIIAQHTDGPAALQVAQERGIVGGFGQGADMSAFAPEAQLTSIIDIWGPHYTKTAQEVLDGTWVSDDEWPGIADGAVVIGPYGEKVPEEVVASAETLKAAIIAGASTIWTGPIRDTEGNIRIAEGETMTDEQLLTMDWYVEGVNPPA from the coding sequence ATGACCCTTTCACGGCGTAATATTTTGAAGATCGGCGGGGCTGCTGCCGCCCTGCCGCTACTCGGCTCGCGGGCCTTTGCCCAGACCGAGCCGCTCAAGGTCGGCTTCATGCTGATCGGCACGGTCAACGACAATGGCTGGAATTTCGGCCATGATGAGGGCCGCAAGTTCATGGAAGAGCAGCTCGGCTCGGCCGTTACCTCGACCGTGGTCGAGAATGTGCCCGAAGGCCCCGACAGCGAACGCGTCTTGCGTGAACTCGCCCAGTCCGGCCACAAGCTGATCTTTGCCACCAGCTTCGGCTATGGCGACTATGTCCTCAAGGTCGCCCAGCAGTTCCCCGACGTCATTTTCGAACACGCTACCGGCTACCAGCGCGCCGACAATGTCGGCACCTACAACGCCCGCTTCTACGAGGGCCGCGCCGTGTGCGGTGACATCGCTGGTCACATGAGCAAGACCGGCAAGGCCGGCTATATCGGCTCCTTCCCGATCCCCGAAGTGGTGATGGGCATCAACTCCTTCACCCTGGCTGCCCGCAAGGTGAACCCAGATTTCACCATGACCCCGGTCTATATCTCGACCTGGAACGACCCGGCTCGTGAAGCCGACGCCGCCCGCGCCATGATCGATCAAGGCATCGACATCATTGCCCAGCACACCGATGGCCCCGCGGCCCTGCAGGTTGCGCAGGAGCGCGGCATTGTCGGCGGTTTCGGCCAAGGTGCTGACATGAGCGCCTTCGCTCCCGAAGCGCAGCTGACCTCTATCATCGACATCTGGGGTCCGCACTACACCAAGACCGCCCAGGAAGTGCTCGACGGCACCTGGGTGTCGGATGACGAGTGGCCCGGTATTGCCGATGGTGCCGTGGTCATCGGCCCCTATGGCGAGAAAGTGCCCGAAGAAGTCGTCGCATCTGCCGAAACGCTCAAGGCCGCCATCATTGCGGGCGCCAGCACCATCTGGACCGGCCCGATCCGCGACACGGAAGGCAATATCCGGATCGCCGAAGGTGAGACCATGACCGACGAACAGCTCCTCACCATGGACTGGTATGTCGAAGGCGTGAACCCGCCGGCCTGA
- a CDS encoding urate hydroxylase PuuD, translated as MGDLAIFYEWLMFAVRWLHVITAIAWIGSSFYFIALDLGLRKTPSLPPLAHGEEWQVHGGGFYHIQKYLVAPDFLPEHLTWFKWESYWTWLSGFMLLVLLYYVGADLYLIDRTVLDVPAWGAIALSLASIVLGWVLYDALCKSPIGQSTTGLMLFLFAILVAMSWGYTQLFTGRAALLHMGAFTATIMAANVAMIIIPNQKLVVGDLKAGRVPDAKYGRIAKQRSLHNNYLTLPVIFFMLSSHYPLAFATQWNWIIASLIFLVGVVIRHYFNTRHARKGNPHWTWAVAAILFIAIAWLSTGPKLIGSAGEAVASRAAESFLGASHFQQASLTVQTRCGMCHTAEPAWPGVYEAPKNVILDNDIAVANHAREIAIQAGYSHAMPPGNVSEMTPEERALIVEWYREGSGQ; from the coding sequence ATGGGCGATCTGGCGATTTTCTACGAGTGGCTGATGTTTGCGGTGCGCTGGCTGCACGTCATCACGGCCATCGCCTGGATCGGGTCGTCCTTCTATTTCATTGCGCTAGACCTTGGCCTGCGCAAGACGCCCAGCCTGCCGCCGCTCGCCCATGGCGAGGAATGGCAGGTGCATGGTGGCGGCTTTTATCACATCCAGAAATACCTGGTGGCGCCCGATTTTCTTCCCGAGCATCTGACCTGGTTCAAGTGGGAGAGCTATTGGACGTGGCTGTCCGGCTTCATGCTCTTGGTGCTGCTCTACTATGTGGGGGCAGATCTCTACCTCATCGACCGCACTGTGTTGGACGTGCCGGCCTGGGGCGCCATCGCGCTGTCGCTGGCGTCCATCGTTCTCGGTTGGGTGCTCTATGACGCCCTCTGCAAATCGCCTATCGGCCAGTCCACCACGGGACTGATGCTCTTCCTCTTTGCCATCCTCGTGGCGATGAGCTGGGGCTATACCCAGCTCTTCACTGGCCGCGCGGCGTTGCTGCATATGGGCGCGTTCACCGCCACCATCATGGCGGCCAATGTCGCCATGATCATCATCCCTAACCAAAAGCTTGTGGTGGGTGACCTCAAGGCAGGGCGGGTGCCGGACGCGAAATACGGCAGGATCGCCAAGCAGCGGAGCCTGCACAACAACTACCTGACGCTGCCGGTCATCTTCTTCATGCTGTCCAGCCACTATCCGCTGGCCTTTGCCACGCAGTGGAACTGGATCATCGCTTCGCTAATCTTTCTGGTCGGCGTGGTCATCCGGCACTATTTCAACACGCGCCACGCCCGCAAGGGCAATCCGCACTGGACCTGGGCCGTGGCCGCGATCCTCTTTATCGCTATCGCCTGGCTTTCGACCGGGCCGAAACTTATCGGTTCGGCAGGAGAGGCGGTGGCGTCGCGGGCGGCGGAATCCTTTCTCGGCGCCAGCCACTTCCAGCAAGCCAGTCTGACCGTGCAGACCCGCTGCGGCATGTGCCACACGGCCGAGCCCGCCTGGCCTGGCGTCTACGAGGCGCCCAAGAACGTCATCCTCGACAATGATATCGCCGTCGCCAACCATGCGCGGGAGATCGCCATCCAGGCGGGCTATTCCCATGCCATGCCGCCGGGCAATGTGAGCGAGATGACACCCGAGGAACGCGCGCTGATCGTGGAATGGTATCGGGAGGGATCGGGACAATGA
- the guaD gene encoding guanine deaminase, producing MSRTILRGRVLTFLSEPQGIDDIASYRYLEDGAITIAEGKIVAVGDYDAAALGDAEVIDHRPNLILPGFIDMHLHYVQSQMIASYAGSLLEWLNTYTFHEEQKFSQQGHASAVATDFYKELIRHGTTTAVAYCSSHPASVDAYFAEAERRNMLMIGGKVMMDRNAPEALCDTAQSGYDDTKALIERWHGQGRALYAISPRFAITSTPAQMEAARALVAQYPECYVQTHLSENDAEISLSMELYPDAPDYTGIYEDYGILGPKTLLGHCLHLNHRETGVLAETGSVAVFCPTSNLFLGSGLFDRARLAKMGVRIGIATDIGGGTSFGMLRTMDEGYKVLQLRGDRLTPLNAFYMLTLGNARSLSLEGSIGAIAPGNAADLVVLDVRATPAMRLRAATLTSLVEELFLLQTLGDDRAIAEVYVAGARAKSTLGGL from the coding sequence ATGAGCCGGACCATTCTGCGCGGCCGGGTCCTGACATTTCTCAGCGAACCTCAGGGCATCGACGATATCGCCAGCTACCGCTACCTCGAAGATGGCGCCATCACCATTGCCGAGGGCAAGATCGTCGCGGTGGGGGACTATGACGCAGCTGCCCTCGGCGATGCCGAAGTGATCGACCACCGCCCCAACCTGATCCTGCCCGGCTTCATCGACATGCACCTTCATTACGTGCAGAGCCAGATGATCGCGTCCTATGCCGGCTCGCTGCTGGAATGGCTCAACACCTATACTTTCCACGAAGAGCAGAAGTTCAGTCAGCAGGGGCATGCCAGCGCTGTCGCGACGGATTTCTACAAAGAGCTGATCCGGCACGGCACCACCACGGCAGTGGCCTACTGCTCGAGCCATCCTGCTTCAGTCGATGCCTACTTCGCCGAAGCGGAACGCCGCAACATGCTGATGATCGGCGGCAAGGTAATGATGGACCGCAACGCTCCCGAAGCGCTCTGCGATACGGCGCAGTCGGGGTATGACGACACCAAAGCGCTGATCGAGCGCTGGCACGGCCAAGGCCGGGCGCTCTACGCCATTTCGCCACGCTTTGCCATCACCTCGACCCCGGCACAGATGGAGGCGGCCCGCGCCCTCGTTGCCCAGTACCCCGAGTGCTACGTCCAGACCCATCTTAGCGAGAACGACGCGGAAATCTCGCTCTCCATGGAGCTCTACCCGGACGCGCCGGACTATACGGGCATCTATGAAGACTACGGGATCCTCGGGCCCAAGACTCTTCTCGGCCACTGTCTTCATCTCAACCATCGCGAAACGGGTGTTCTGGCCGAAACGGGCTCGGTTGCCGTCTTTTGCCCCACCTCCAACCTCTTTTTGGGCAGCGGTCTTTTTGATCGCGCGCGGTTGGCCAAGATGGGCGTCCGCATCGGCATTGCCACCGACATCGGCGGCGGCACCAGCTTTGGCATGCTGCGCACCATGGATGAGGGCTATAAAGTGCTGCAATTGCGCGGGGATCGGCTCACACCGCTCAACGCCTTTTACATGCTCACCCTGGGCAATGCCCGCTCACTCTCGCTCGAGGGCAGCATAGGCGCGATTGCTCCGGGTAATGCGGCGGATCTCGTGGTACTCGATGTGCGCGCCACGCCAGCCATGCGGCTGCGTGCTGCCACCCTCACGAGCCTTGTCGAGGAGCTCTTCCTGCTTCAAACACTGGGCGACGATCGCGCCATTGCGGAAGTCTATGTGGCAGGTGCAAGGGCGAAGTCCACTTTGGGCGGGTTGTGA
- a CDS encoding malate synthase G, protein MSDYVTKSDLQVHQLLVDFVEKEALPGLSVTADQFWSGVSGIVAQHGPTNAALLRKRDDLQAKIDDWHRKYGPVANNPQGYEFFLKDIGYLIPEPADFAIETEGLDPEISSLCGPQLVVPVSNARYALNAANARWGSLYDALYGTDVIAREGDLAPTGGYNAKRGQVVVEKAAEFLDAAVPLAGGSHKQVTAYRIEKQDGAASLLIETSAGVTGLRDPSGFVGYSGNADKGEIVLRHHGLHVVLVIDRANVIGAAHPAGLADVVVEAALTTIQDCEDSVAAVDAADKVVVYRNWLGLMDGTLEDSFEKNGRMMTRQLNADRTYTAPDGQELTLKGRSLLLVRNVGHLMTTDAIKTADGKPIGEGIMDAALTALCAMHDKTSSRTGAIYVVKPKMHGPDEVALACAIFASVEQMLELAPRTIKIGIMDEERRTSANLKACIHAARDRVFFINTGFLDRTGDEIHTSMEAGPVLRKDEIKAEPWLQAYEDRNVLIGLACGFSGKAQIGKGMWARPDDMAAMMSAKSAHPRAGANTAWVPSPTAATLHALHYHEVDVFAEQERRRGEPVPPLSALFSMPIQVPFSLSREEITRELENNAQGILGYVVRWVQQGVGCSKVPDINDVGLMEDRATCRISSQAVANWLRHGLVSRDEISSTFERMAVVVDQQNAGDPLYRPMAENFQSVAFQAALDLALHGADQPSGYTEPVLHARRRQVKARAQK, encoded by the coding sequence ATGAGCGACTACGTCACGAAATCCGATCTTCAGGTTCACCAGCTGCTGGTCGATTTTGTTGAAAAGGAAGCGCTGCCTGGCCTCTCGGTAACGGCCGACCAATTCTGGTCGGGCGTGTCCGGCATCGTTGCTCAACACGGTCCTACCAATGCCGCCCTTCTCAGGAAACGCGACGATCTGCAGGCCAAGATTGACGATTGGCACCGCAAATATGGTCCGGTCGCCAACAATCCCCAGGGCTACGAGTTCTTCCTCAAGGACATCGGCTATCTCATCCCCGAGCCGGCAGACTTCGCTATTGAGACGGAGGGCTTGGATCCGGAGATATCGAGCCTTTGCGGTCCTCAGTTGGTGGTGCCGGTGTCCAATGCACGTTACGCGCTCAACGCAGCCAATGCGCGCTGGGGCAGTCTCTACGACGCGCTCTATGGCACCGATGTCATCGCTCGTGAAGGCGATCTGGCGCCCACGGGCGGCTACAACGCCAAGCGCGGCCAGGTGGTGGTCGAGAAAGCTGCCGAGTTCCTGGACGCGGCCGTGCCGCTGGCGGGAGGTAGCCACAAGCAGGTCACCGCTTACCGGATCGAGAAACAGGATGGTGCTGCCTCGCTCCTGATCGAAACGAGCGCCGGTGTCACCGGTCTACGTGATCCGTCAGGATTCGTTGGCTATTCCGGCAACGCGGATAAAGGTGAGATCGTGCTGCGCCATCATGGCTTGCACGTCGTCCTCGTCATCGACCGTGCCAATGTCATTGGCGCCGCCCATCCTGCAGGACTGGCAGACGTGGTCGTCGAAGCAGCTCTCACAACCATTCAAGACTGCGAAGACTCAGTGGCTGCCGTCGATGCTGCCGACAAGGTCGTGGTCTACCGCAACTGGCTCGGGCTGATGGATGGCACGCTCGAAGACAGCTTCGAGAAAAACGGGCGCATGATGACGCGTCAGCTCAATGCCGATCGCACCTACACCGCCCCTGATGGGCAGGAGTTGACCCTCAAGGGGCGTTCGCTGCTGTTGGTCCGCAATGTCGGTCACCTGATGACGACCGACGCCATCAAGACCGCGGACGGCAAGCCCATCGGCGAAGGCATCATGGACGCAGCGCTGACCGCCCTTTGCGCCATGCACGACAAGACCAGCAGCCGCACCGGCGCGATCTATGTCGTCAAGCCCAAGATGCACGGTCCCGACGAGGTGGCCCTGGCCTGCGCTATCTTTGCATCTGTCGAACAGATGCTGGAGCTCGCGCCGCGCACCATCAAGATCGGCATCATGGACGAGGAGCGGCGTACCTCGGCCAATCTAAAGGCCTGCATCCATGCCGCGCGTGACCGGGTGTTCTTCATCAACACCGGCTTTCTCGACCGTACGGGCGATGAGATCCACACCTCCATGGAGGCAGGTCCCGTCCTGCGCAAGGACGAGATCAAGGCCGAGCCCTGGCTCCAAGCCTATGAAGATCGGAACGTGCTGATCGGCCTCGCCTGCGGGTTCTCGGGCAAGGCCCAGATCGGCAAGGGCATGTGGGCCCGGCCCGACGACATGGCCGCGATGATGTCCGCCAAGTCAGCGCATCCACGCGCCGGTGCCAATACCGCCTGGGTGCCTTCGCCAACCGCCGCGACGCTGCACGCGCTGCACTACCACGAGGTGGACGTCTTCGCCGAGCAGGAGCGCCGCAGGGGCGAGCCGGTACCGCCGCTTTCGGCGCTGTTCTCCATGCCGATCCAGGTGCCGTTCTCCCTCAGCCGCGAGGAGATTACCCGCGAACTCGAAAACAACGCCCAGGGTATTCTGGGTTATGTGGTGCGCTGGGTGCAGCAGGGCGTGGGCTGTTCCAAGGTGCCCGACATCAACGATGTAGGGCTGATGGAAGACCGCGCCACCTGCCGCATCTCCAGTCAAGCGGTGGCCAACTGGCTGCGCCACGGCCTCGTATCACGTGATGAGATTTCCTCCACCTTCGAGCGCATGGCGGTAGTCGTCGATCAGCAGAATGCCGGCGATCCCCTCTACCGTCCTATGGCAGAGAACTTCCAGTCCGTTGCCTTCCAGGCGGCGCTGGATCTGGCGCTCCATGGCGCCGACCAGCCCAGCGGTTATACCGAGCCGGTGCTGCATGCCCGGCGTCGGCAGGTCAAGGCCCGCGCTCAGAAGTAG
- a CDS encoding CocE/NonD family hydrolase has translation MSVSSFFLAYLEDLPPRTNSVKKTRSIPVTMSDGVVLLTDHYAPRLAGQHPTLLMRLPYGRQGFGPIAEAYAERGFHVVIQACRGTEKSGGEFDPLVNERSDGLATLDWLKGQPWYDGRLGLSGPSYLGYAQWAISDALPPVSAMATKVTTADFRSVVFPAGAFHLQLWLSWLQVVEGLRRSPLRAAARMVTGTIERKTAKASNTLPLKEADVAAVGKPIGFWRRWFDEAIGNEGFWDELDHRHRMNDKTPPVHFISGWYDFMLDQLLSDYQRLIDLGHQPYLTVGTWFHVEDQLQRDNLRETLLWMRAKLLNDASGLREKPVRIHVSGEDEWREFDCFPPPGAAEKSWFLAPGRVLSERKNSTDERDFYRYDPAEPTPNVGGAIFAFTGAGMVDNKPREERADVRCYTGEKLTQAVTVIGKSRVTLTARASLPDADFFVRLCDVGTDGMSRNICDGLVRVTPETPTDAEGNWHLEIGLHATAHSFLPGHRLRLQVSSGAHPRYARNMGTGEPISTATKMEANDIEISLAGSALSLPVYGR, from the coding sequence ATGAGTGTTTCGAGCTTCTTCCTCGCCTATCTCGAGGACCTGCCGCCGCGCACCAATAGCGTGAAGAAGACGCGCAGCATTCCGGTGACCATGTCTGACGGCGTGGTGCTCTTGACCGACCATTATGCGCCACGCCTGGCGGGGCAGCACCCCACCCTCCTGATGCGCCTGCCCTACGGGCGCCAGGGCTTTGGCCCGATCGCCGAAGCCTATGCGGAGCGGGGCTTTCACGTTGTGATCCAAGCCTGTCGCGGCACGGAGAAGTCTGGTGGCGAGTTCGACCCGCTGGTCAACGAGCGCAGCGATGGTCTGGCTACCCTCGACTGGCTCAAGGGGCAGCCATGGTATGACGGGCGGCTGGGACTCTCTGGGCCCTCCTATTTGGGCTACGCGCAATGGGCGATCTCCGATGCCCTGCCGCCGGTCTCGGCTATGGCCACCAAGGTGACCACGGCCGATTTCCGGTCCGTCGTATTTCCTGCTGGCGCCTTTCACCTCCAGCTTTGGCTGTCCTGGCTACAGGTGGTGGAAGGTCTGCGCCGCTCACCGCTCAGAGCAGCGGCACGGATGGTCACCGGCACAATCGAGCGCAAAACCGCGAAGGCTTCCAACACGCTGCCTCTGAAAGAAGCGGACGTGGCAGCGGTCGGCAAACCTATCGGGTTCTGGCGACGCTGGTTCGACGAAGCGATCGGCAATGAGGGTTTCTGGGACGAGCTCGATCACCGCCATCGGATGAACGACAAGACGCCGCCGGTGCACTTCATTTCCGGCTGGTACGATTTCATGCTCGACCAATTGTTGAGCGATTACCAGCGTTTGATCGATCTTGGTCACCAACCCTATTTGACCGTGGGAACGTGGTTCCATGTCGAGGATCAATTGCAACGGGATAATCTGCGGGAAACGCTGCTGTGGATGCGCGCCAAGCTGCTCAACGATGCGAGTGGCTTGCGGGAAAAACCGGTCCGGATTCACGTTTCGGGTGAAGATGAGTGGCGGGAATTCGACTGTTTTCCACCACCCGGAGCGGCCGAGAAAAGCTGGTTTCTCGCGCCAGGAAGGGTACTTTCTGAACGAAAGAACAGCACAGATGAACGGGATTTCTACCGCTATGACCCAGCAGAACCCACCCCAAACGTGGGTGGGGCAATCTTTGCGTTCACTGGTGCGGGCATGGTCGACAACAAGCCGCGTGAAGAGCGGGCCGACGTTCGCTGCTATACCGGTGAGAAGCTCACCCAAGCCGTGACGGTCATCGGCAAGAGCCGAGTGACGCTGACCGCCCGCGCCAGCCTACCCGACGCCGACTTTTTCGTGCGACTCTGCGATGTGGGAACCGATGGCATGTCGCGCAATATCTGCGATGGGCTGGTGCGGGTAACCCCGGAGACGCCGACCGACGCCGAGGGCAATTGGCACCTCGAGATCGGCCTTCACGCAACGGCGCATAGCTTCTTGCCGGGCCACCGGCTGCGGCTGCAGGTCTCATCGGGCGCGCATCCGCGCTATGCGCGGAACATGGGAACGGGCGAACCGATCAGCACCGCCACCAAGATGGAGGCAAATGACATCGAGATCAGCCTGGCCGGCTCCGCGCTGAGCCTGCCGGTGTACGGGCGCTAA